A window of the Hordeum vulgare subsp. vulgare chromosome 5H, MorexV3_pseudomolecules_assembly, whole genome shotgun sequence genome harbors these coding sequences:
- the LOC123400125 gene encoding putative F-box protein At3g47150 produces the protein MSPSKPPPAASSSGDLPADALYEVLLRIPAKELCRLRAVCPAWCALTSDRHFVAAHKSRHRTSPPLLAMGYRDDSGVSGVAISDLSGNVVKRIPSTGYEIVTVSKSGDPIGRMSSKDDSLCTCCAHAARPRLFQLD, from the coding sequence ATGTCGCCCTCGAAGCCTCCCCCGGCCGCCTCCAGCTCCGGCGACCTGCCCGCGGACGCGCTGTACGAGGTCCTCCTACGCATCCCGGCCAAGGAGCTCTGCCGCCTCCGCGCCGTCTGCCCCGCCTGGTGCGCCCTCACCTCCGACCGGCACTTCGTCGCGGCGCACAAGTCCCGCCACCGCACTTCGCCGCCCCTCCTCGCCATGGGCTACCGCGACGATAGTGGGGTCAGCGGCGTTGCGATTTCGGATCTGTCGGGCAACGTCGTGAAGAGGATTCCAAGCACCGGGTATGAGATTGTTACGGTGAGCAAGTCGGGTGATCCCATTGGCCGGATGTCAAGCAAGGACGATAGCCTCTGTACGTGTTGTGCGCACGCGGCTAGACCTCGTCTGTTTCAACTGGATTGA
- the LOC123398354 gene encoding RING-H2 finger protein ATL64-like has product MDAQRARLETAFSGTTIVLFVATVSYVLFSAAYACIRAVRYSGHLEPYGYGDRSPGAALPREDTKRALEAIPVRVVVLQQQPPHDAIGGKEEKDADAGDCAVCLAEYAAGDEVRVLPACRHGFHRECIDRWLLTRSPTCPICRAPVGAHVEGADSKEGYAAGHGGGMGFAAGSH; this is encoded by the coding sequence ATGGACGCGCAGCGggcccgcctcgagacggcgttcAGCGGCACCACCATCGTGCTCTTCGTCGCCACCGTCTCCTACGTCCTCTTCAGCGCGGCCTACGCCTGCATCCGCGCCGTTCGCTACAGCGGTCACCTTGAACCCTATGGCTATGGCGACCGCTCGCCGGGAGCCGCGCTGCCGCGGGAGGACACCAAGCGCGCTCTCGAGGCGATCCCCGTGCGCGTGGTCGTCCTGCAGCAGCAGCCGCCGCACGATGCCAtcggaggaaaggaggagaaggacgccgACGCAGGCGACTGCGCGGTGTGCCTGGCGGAGTACGCTGCCGGGGACGAGGTGCGCGTGCTCCCGGCGTGCCGCCATGGGTTCCACCGGGAGTGCATCGACCGCTGGCTGCTCACGCGCTCGCCCACCTGCCCTATCTGCCGCGCCCCGGTCGGCGCTCACGTCGAGGGCGCCGACTCCAAGGAGGGCTACGCGGCCGGACACGGCGGTGGCATGGGTTTTGCCGCCGGGTCCCATTAG